The region AGAGCAGCATAAGTATTCGCTCCGTTGGCCACATGAAAATACAATCTCTTAGTCGCTACAGGCCCTAACTGAAGATCAATTCTGCTGGTTGTAGAAGCTGTTTTTCGAAAAATATAACTATTTTCATTCCACTGATTGATATACACCCAAGCTTCAAAAGAGAATTGACTGACTCCGTTTAATTCGTTGATATTACCAAAGGAAGCTAAGCTGTTTGCAGTACCCGAAAAGGAGATACTCTGGTTGATCGTCTGACTTTTTAGCAAGGGATTAATCATCAGTAAGAAAGCAATAAGTAGCACTTTTTTCATCAAAATCAATTTTATTTGTTAGTAGTTCTTTTATGGTTCTGCTCTTTCTATTCGGGACGCTATACTTTATTGGTGTTTGCAAAGGCGAGCTTGCTATTATAGTCCTCTTGGTAAAATTCTATAAACATTTCGCTCCTCTGGAGCTTATAATGAATAAAGCTCCAACGGTAAAGCTCCGTTAGGAGCGAAATAGCTATAGAAAGTATAATTGAATTGATTCAAAGCTCCAGTGGAGCGACCTATTTATGACTAATTAACTATCATGAGAACATCACCTAAAATGCGAATCAACGCTTGAATTTATATACCGTCCCTCCGGAACTTTTACAAAAATCTTAAATTCTATAAACATTTCGCTCCTCTGGAGCTTATAATGAATATAAAGTCATATAATAAAGCTCTGTTAGGAGCAAAATAGTGTACCTCTGGGACTTTTTCTCAAATCTTAAATTCTATAAACATTTCGCTCCTCTGGAGCTTATAATGAATATAAAGTCATATAATAAAGCTCTGTTAGGAGCAAAATAGCGTACCTCTGGGACTTTTTCTCAAATCTTAAATTCTATAAACATTTCGCTCCTCTGGAGCTTATAATGAATAAAGCTCCAACGGTAAAGCTCCGTCAGCAGCGAAATAGCTATAGAAAGTATAATTGAATTGATTCAAAGCTCCATCGGAGCGACCTATTTATGACTAATTAACTATCATGAGAACATCACCTAAAATGCGAATCAACGCTTGAATTTATATACCGTCCCTCCGGAACTTTTACACAAATCTTAAATTCTATAAACATTTCGCTCCTCTGGAGCTAATTAATTATCATAAACAATCATGACTTTCAAGCCTTGATTGGCATTAAAAATAATTTCACTTCTAAAATCGAACTTAATTCGCCGTCAAGATCTTTCTGGCATCCTGATCGTCGTATTGCGCAATCAGTTTGTTGAGTTCCACTTTCATCTGAGCGGTGATTTTTTCAAACCCTTTTTTCCCATATAAATTATTCATTTCGTTGGGATCTTTCTTTAAATCATACAATTCCCAAGAACTCACTCTTTTGTAAAAACGCACCAGCTTGTATCGTTTGGTTCTTACCCCAAAATGCGGTGATACGGCATGTTCGCCGTTTTCATAGTAATGATAATAGATGGCCTCACGTCCTTTGGCTTTTTTATCTTTAAGTAACGGCAAAAACGACTGTCCCTGTTCGTCTTTCGGGATGGCCACTCCGGCCGCATCAAGCATTGTAGGAGCAATATCCAGGTTCATCACCAAATCATTGGACACTGTTCCGGGCTTAATCACTCCCGGATAACGCATCACCATGGGGGTTCTGAAGGATTCCTCATAAATAAAACGCTTGTCAAACCAGCCGTGTTCCCCCAAATAAAACCCCTGATCCGACATATAAATCACGATGGTATTCTCTGTCAAATTATTTTTATCCAAATAATCCAAGGTGCGGCCAATGTTTCGGTCTAATGAAACTGCCGTACTCAAATAATCGCGCATGTAGCGCTGAAATTTCCATTCGGTCAATTCTTTTCCTTTTAAATTACGAGCTTTCAAATCGGCTGCTATGGGCAAATAATAGGCGTCAAACTTTTTACGCTGCTCGGCATTCATTCTGGAAACCGTTCCTTCCTGATTAGCGGCGGCTTCGTCCTCAAAAACTTTAAGATCATATCCCATCACCATGGTTTCGGCAATAGACATATCCTGCACTTTGGCCGCTTCCCGATTTTTGTAAGCATCATAGAAATTATGAGGCAAAGGAAAAGTAACATCGTCAAATTTCCCCATATCCTGAGTATCCGGTATCCAAGTACGGTGAGTGGCTTTATGTCCTATAACCAGACAAAAAGGTTTGTCTTTGTCTCGATTGTCCAACCAATTTTCGGAAACATCTTCGACTATATCCGAGACATAGCCTTCGGTGCGTTTTTTAGTACCGTCCATCATGTGGAAATCCGGATTGTAGTACTGGCCTTGCCCGGGTAAAATTTGCCAATAATCAAAACCTTGGGGGTCTGTTTCCAGATGCCATTTTCCAATCCAAGCCGTTTCATAGCCGGAGCCTTTTAGTTGCTTGATAAAGCTATCCTGACTTCCGTCAAAACGCGAATTTTCATTGTCTTTAAATCCGTTTTTATGGCTGTATTTGCCCGTTAGAATCACCGCGCGGCTCGGTCCGCAAATCGAATTGGTCACATAGCCTTTATTGAACAGAACCCCTTCGCGGGCAATACGGTCAATATTGGGCGTTGGTTTCATGGTATTGCCATAGGCCCCAATGGCCTGAAAGGCATGGTCATCCGAAATGATAATGACAATATTGGGTCTTTTTGCTGTCTTATTTTGGGCCGATAGCTGAACGCAAAAACTACAGGATAAGGCAAGCACTATTGCTGGTATATTAAATCTTTTCATTTCTATTTATTTTTCATCGTTATTGAAACGGCTGCCGCTTGCACCCCTTCGGCTGCGGCTGTAAGGTTAAATTCACCTTCTTTATCCATAGACTGCAAAATGATTTGGCATTTTCCATTAAATAAAGAACGCTTCCAGTTGCCGTCCATGCATTTATCAGCTTCGTGTGAGCTTGGATCGCCATTACCCACCCCTAAGACAGTAGCATTGCCTTTTAAGTTAAATTGAATCAAATTCATCGCATCAGGAATCTCTCTGCCTTGTTTGTCCAGAACGCTTACATTGATAACCGAGACATCATTTCCGTCAGCCTTTATAGCTTGGCGGTCCGGAGTCAAGACAATTTGGTATGGGGCTGTAGTGGTTTCGACAGCGGTGCGGATTATTTTGCCATTTTTCAAGCCAACTGCTTCTAATTTGCCCGGCTCGTAAATAACGTCCCATTCTAAATGGCTGTTGCGTGGCATGGTTTTCTTACCTAAGCTTTTACCATTTAAAAACAGTTCCACTTCATCGGCATTAGTATTGCACCATACATTTACCTTATCTCCCGCTTTGTGGCCGTTCCAGTGCGGATAAATTTTGATAACGTCTTTATCCGTCCACCAGCTTTGGTAGTAATAGTAGGTGTTTTTAGGGAATCCGCAAACATCCATTATCCCAAAATGGGAATTAACATTCGGCCAAGTAAAGGGAGTTGGTTCCCCACGGTAATCAAAACCGGTCCAAACAAAACCGCCCATCAGCCAAGGTCTGTCCACGGTAAACTTCCACCATTCTTCGGCTCTTTGTCCCCAGCCCGGTTTGTTCATATCATAATCCGGAAGAT is a window of Flavobacterium acetivorans DNA encoding:
- a CDS encoding sulfatase family protein, which encodes MKRFNIPAIVLALSCSFCVQLSAQNKTAKRPNIVIIISDDHAFQAIGAYGNTMKPTPNIDRIAREGVLFNKGYVTNSICGPSRAVILTGKYSHKNGFKDNENSRFDGSQDSFIKQLKGSGYETAWIGKWHLETDPQGFDYWQILPGQGQYYNPDFHMMDGTKKRTEGYVSDIVEDVSENWLDNRDKDKPFCLVIGHKATHRTWIPDTQDMGKFDDVTFPLPHNFYDAYKNREAAKVQDMSIAETMVMGYDLKVFEDEAAANQEGTVSRMNAEQRKKFDAYYLPIAADLKARNLKGKELTEWKFQRYMRDYLSTAVSLDRNIGRTLDYLDKNNLTENTIVIYMSDQGFYLGEHGWFDKRFIYEESFRTPMVMRYPGVIKPGTVSNDLVMNLDIAPTMLDAAGVAIPKDEQGQSFLPLLKDKKAKGREAIYYHYYENGEHAVSPHFGVRTKRYKLVRFYKRVSSWELYDLKKDPNEMNNLYGKKGFEKITAQMKVELNKLIAQYDDQDARKILTAN